In Apodemus sylvaticus chromosome 8, mApoSyl1.1, whole genome shotgun sequence, one genomic interval encodes:
- the Cgrrf1 gene encoding cell growth regulator with RING finger domain protein 1, giving the protein MAAVFLVTLYEYSPLFYIAVVFTCFIVTTGLVLGWFGWDVPVILRNSEETQFSTRAFKKQMRQVKNPFGLEITDSSAASLATGMTLTTDCLEDSRLTCYWGCSVQKLYEALQKHVYCFRISTPQALEEALYSDYLHREQYFIKKHSKEEIYCQLPSDTGIEDFGPVPRARYPLVALLTLADEDDREIYDIISMVSVIHIPDKTYKLPCRVLYQYLILAQGQFYDLKQLFMSANNSPTLSSDPSPADRNVEQSLLEKAGLAGSDVEPVEESSKDCVVCQNGGVNWVLLPCRHACLCDSCVCYFKQCPMCRQFVQESFALCGQKEPDKDVLET; this is encoded by the exons ATGGCCGCAGTGTTCCTGGTAACGCTCTATGAATACTCGCCGCTCTTCTACATCGCGGTGGTCTTCACCTGCTTCATCGTCACTACCGGCCTGGTATTAGGATG GTTTGGTTGGGACGTTCCAGTAATTctgagaaattcagaagaaaccCAGTTCAGCACAAGAGCATTCAAGAAACAAATGAGACAAGTGAAGAATCCTTTTGGCTTAGAGATCACTGATTCATCCGCAGCTTCCCTAGCAA CAGGCATGACCTTGACGACAgactgcctggaagacagtcgcCTTACGTGCTACTGGGGGTGCAGTGTTCAAAAACTCTACGAAGCTCTTCAGAAGCACGTGTACTGCTTCAGGATAAGCACGCCGCAAGCGCTGGAAGAGGCGCTGTACAGTGACTATCTCCACCGAGAACAGTATTT TATTAAAAAGCACagcaaagaagaaatatattGCCAATTACCGAGCGATACTGGAATTGAAGACTTCGGTCCAGTGCCCAGAGCTCGCTATCCTTTGGTAGCTCTGCTGACCCTCGCCGATGAGGATGACAGGGAAATTTATGATATT atttccatGGTGTCCGTAATTCATATTCCTGATAAGACTTACAAACTTCCCTGCAGAGTATTGTATCAATATTTAATCCTGGCTCAAGGTCAATTTTATGATCTTAAG CAACTTTTCATGTCTGCAAATAATAGTCCTACTCTCTCCAGTGACCCGTCTCCAGCGGACAGAAATGTGGAGCAGAGCTTGTTGGAGAAGGCGGGACTGGCTGGGAGTGACGTGGAGCCGGTGGAGGAGAGCAGCAAGGACTGTGTGGTGTGCCAGAACGGCGGCGTGAACTGGGTGCTCCTGCCTTGCCGGCATGCCTGCCTGTGCGACAGCTGTGTGTGCTACTTCAAGCAGTGTCCCATGTGCCGGCAGTTTGTGCAGGAATCCTTTGCACTTTGTGGTCAGAAAGAGCCAGACAAGGATGTACTAGAAACTTGA